The Acidimicrobiia bacterium DNA window TCGACGGCGCGTTCGGTACATGGGTCCAAGGACAACAGCTCGGCCCCGACGACTTCGGTGGAGAGGCACTCGAAGGTTGCAACGAGCACCTCGTGCTCTCGCGACCCGATCTCATTCGGCAGATGCACCGCGAGTATTTCGAAGCGGGCGTCGATGCGGTAGAAACCGCCACGTTCGGTGCGTTCGGCATCGTGCTCGCCGAGTACGACATCGCCGAGAAGACCTACGAGCTGAACGAGGCCGCGGCCCGGATCGCGAAGGAGGTCGCGGCCGACTTCGCCACGCCGGATCGGCCCCGCTTCGTGATCGGGTCCGTCGGCCCCGGCACCAAGCTGCCGTCGCTCGGCCACATCGACTTCGCCACGCTGCGCGACTCCTACGTGAGGCAGGTCGAGGGTCTGCTCGCCGGCGGCGTCGACGTGCTCCTGGTCGAGACCGTGCAGGACCTGCTCCAAGGCAAGGCGGCGCTCATCGCGTGCCGCCGCGCGATGGCAACCGTCGGTCGCGAGGTCCCGTTGATGGTGCAGGTCACTGTCGAGACGACCGGTCGGCTCTTGCTCGGCTCCGAGATCGGCGCCGCGCTCACCACGCTCGAGGCGATGCGCCCCGACGTGATCGGCCTGAACTGCGCGACCGGTCCGGCCGAGATGACCGAGCACCTGCGCTACCTGTCGCGCCACGGGCGCACGTTCCTGTCGTGCCTCCCCAACGCCGGACTGCCGTCCGTCGTCGACGGTCGCGAGCACTACGACCTCACGCCCGAGGTGCTCGCCGACGCGCACGACCGGTTCGTCACCGAGTTCGGGCTCAACATCGTGGGCGGCTGTTGCGGCACCACGCCGGCGCACCTGCGTGCAGTCGTCGACCGCATCGGCGCACGCGCGCCCGTGCCGCGCAACGTGGAGTACGAACCCGCGTGCTCGTCGATCTACACCCCGGTCACGTTCCACCAAGACACTGCGTACCTCGCCATCGGCGAGCGGATGAACGCGAACAGCTCCAAGAAGTTCCGCAACTCGATGATCGACGCCGACTGGGACACCTGCCTGCAGCTCGCGCGCGAGCAGGTGAAGGAAGGTGCCCACGTGCTCGACCTCTGCGTCGACTACGTGGGACGCCCCGGCACCGACGACATGGCGGAGCTCGTGAGCAGAGTCGCCACCCAGGCCGGGCTGCCGCTCGTGCTCGACAGCACCGAGCCCCAGGTACTCGAGGCCGGTCTCCAGCACATCGGCGGCAAGCCCGTCCTCAACTCCGCGAACCTCGAAGAGGGCGAGGAGCCGGGCAAGCGGTTCGACCGCGTGATGTCGCTCGCGCGCGAGTACGGCGCTGCGGTCGTCTGCATGTGCATCGACGAAGAAGGGCAGGCGCGCACGGCCCACCGGAAGGTGGAGATCGCACGCCGCATCCGCGACCTCGCCGTCGAGCGCTACGGCATCGAACCGTCCGACCTCCTGTTCGACTGCAACACCCTCACGCTCGCCACCGGCATCGAGGAGAGCCGCGGCGACGGCGTCGAGACCATCGAGGGGATCCGGCGCATCAAGACCGAGCTCCCCGGCGTGTGGACCGTGCTCGGCCTCTCGAACATCAGCTTCGGGTTCAAGCCCGCCGCGCGCCACGTGCTCAACAGCGTGTTCCTCAACGAGTGCCGCGCAGCCGGGCTCGACGCCGCGATCGTGCACGCCGCGCGCATCCTGCCGATGCACCGCATCGACGAACAGGTGAGAGACGTCACCCTCGACCTCATCTACGACCGACGCCGCGAGGGCTACGACCCGCTCACCGCGTTCCTCAGCGCGTTCGAAGGCGTCGAGGCCGACGCGGTCGAGCGCGAAGACCGCTCGGGCTGGCCGGTCGAGGAGCGCCTCAAGCACCGAATCATCGACGGCGTCCGCGACGGCCTCGAAACCGACCTCGAGGAACAGCTCGGCACGCTCCCCGCGCTCGCGATCGTCAACGACGTGCTGCTCGACGGCATGAAGGTCGTCGGCGACCTCTTCGGGTCGGGCCAGATGCAGCTCCCGTTCGTGTTGCAGAGCGCGGAGACGATGAAGGCCGCGGTGTCGTACCTCGAGCCCCACATGGAGAAGGCGGACGCCGGCGGCAAGGGCACGCTCGTGATCGGCACCGTGAAGGGCGACGTCCACGACATCGGCAAGAACCTCGTCGACATCATCCTCACCAACAACGGCTACGAGGTGCACAACATCGGCATCAAGGCGCCGCTGTCGGCATTCCTCGAGAAGGCCGAGGAGGTGAGCGCCGACGCGATCGGCATGAGCGGGCTGCTCGTGAAGAGCACAGTGATCATGCGCGAGAACCTCGAGGCGCTGAACGAGCGCGGGCTGTCCGACACTCCCGTCCTGCTCGGCGGCGCCGCGCTCACGCGCACCTATGTGGAGCGCGACCTGCGCGGGATCTACGAGGGCCGGCTCTTCTACGGCAAGGACGCGTTCGAGGGACTCCACACGATGGACCGGCTCATGGAAGGCAAGCGCACGGGTGAGCTCGATCCCGACTTCGGCCGCGCGCTCGGCGGGCGCGACCTGCCCGCGCGCAAGTCGGCGTCGCGCGAGAACGATCTCGCACCCGTCACCACGCGGTCCGACGTCGCCACCGACGTGACGGTGTTCGTACCGCCGTTCGTCGGATCACGCGTCGCCAAGGGGATGCCGCTCGACGACATCGCCGCCTACCTCAACGAAACCGGGCTGTTCCGAAATCAGTGGCAGTTCCGTCCCGACAAGTCGATCGCCGAGACCGACGCCGACTTCAAGGAGCGCCTCCGCGCCACGTTGCGCGCCGAGCTCGACATCGCGAAGGCCGAGGGCTGGCTGGTCCCTGCAGTGGTGTGGGGCTACTTCCCGGTGAACTCCGAGGGCAACGATCTCGTCGTGTGGGCCGACGACGACCGCCGTACCGAGCGCCTTCGCTTCACGTTCCCGCGCCAGCGCGACGAGCGCCGCCTCTGCATCGCCGACTTCTTCCGCTCCGTCGCGAGCGGCGACGCCGACTACGCCGCGTTCCACGTGGTCACGGTGGGCGAGCGCGCCTCGCAGCGCGAGCGCGAGCTGTTCGCGGAGGATCGTTACCAGGAGTACCTGCTCTGCCACGGGCTCTCGGTGGAGATGACCGAGGCGCTGGCCGAGCTGTGGCACTACCGGATTCGGGAGGAGTGGGGCTACGTCTCCGAGGACGGCCCCACACTCGCCGGCCTCTTCCGCCAGCAGTACCGCGGGTCGCGCTATTCGTGGGGCTACCCCGCGTGTCCCGACCTCGAGGACCAGGCGAAGCTCGACGACCTGCTCGAGTTGCGCCGCATCGGCGTGCAGCTCACCGAGGAGTTCCAGCTCGAACCCGAGCAGACCACCACGGCGATCATCGTCCCCCACCCCGACGCGAAGTACTTCATCGCCTGACGAATGGGTTCCGCATTGCGCGTCGATCTCGGCTGTGGAAACGTCAAGCGTGATGGGTTCGTCGGTATCGACCAGTTTGCGGGTCCTCGAGTCGACTACGTGCTCGATCTCACGACCGACGTCTATCCGTTTCCCGACGAGTCGGTCGACGAAGTGTTCTCGGCGCACTTCCTCGAGCACATCGAGAGCCCTGACCATGTGTTCAGCGAGATCAGCCGTATCTGTCGTGATGGCGCCCGGATCGAGTTCTGGACACCGTACGCCTTCACGAACGAGGCGTTTCTCTACGGCCATCTGCATGGAATCACCGAAGCGATGTGGAACCACATCGGTGTCGCCCACCGAGACGAGTACATTCCGATGCTCAAGGGCCGGTGGCAACTCGAGCGCTTCGTCTATGTCGTCGACGAGGTCACGATCAACGACCTCGCCGATCATGGTGTCGATCTCGATTTCGCGTTGCGATATTTCAAGGGCGTGGTTCAGGAGTTCGGTGTGGTGATCCAATTCCGCCGAGACCTGAGCATCGCCGCCGCCACCCCCGAGCGTTGCCACGCGACCAGCCGCTTCGGGGAGCACCATCCGCTCGATGCCCAGAGCTCCGGGAGGGTCGCCGCGCCCGCACGCGCGGCACGGGTCACGACAAGGATCCGCCGCCTCGCCCGCAAACTCCGGCCGTGAGCCGGGCGCACTCGTTCGGCGTCAGTGCTTGGCGGCGCACTCCGCGGCGATCGCGAGCACGCTCTGCCGGAATGGTTCGAACACCGACGACTCGGGCGTTGCGTTCGGATCGGCGACCGCCGCGTCGAGAATCGGGCGGAACGCCGGGTCGGACACGACGCCGTTCGCGGTGCAGTCGGCGGTCTTGATACCCACTCCTTGCTCCGCCATCGTCGCCAGCAGGGCATTGCGCACGCCG harbors:
- the metH gene encoding methionine synthase, translating into MSEFLASMRERVLIFDGAFGTWVQGQQLGPDDFGGEALEGCNEHLVLSRPDLIRQMHREYFEAGVDAVETATFGAFGIVLAEYDIAEKTYELNEAAARIAKEVAADFATPDRPRFVIGSVGPGTKLPSLGHIDFATLRDSYVRQVEGLLAGGVDVLLVETVQDLLQGKAALIACRRAMATVGREVPLMVQVTVETTGRLLLGSEIGAALTTLEAMRPDVIGLNCATGPAEMTEHLRYLSRHGRTFLSCLPNAGLPSVVDGREHYDLTPEVLADAHDRFVTEFGLNIVGGCCGTTPAHLRAVVDRIGARAPVPRNVEYEPACSSIYTPVTFHQDTAYLAIGERMNANSSKKFRNSMIDADWDTCLQLAREQVKEGAHVLDLCVDYVGRPGTDDMAELVSRVATQAGLPLVLDSTEPQVLEAGLQHIGGKPVLNSANLEEGEEPGKRFDRVMSLAREYGAAVVCMCIDEEGQARTAHRKVEIARRIRDLAVERYGIEPSDLLFDCNTLTLATGIEESRGDGVETIEGIRRIKTELPGVWTVLGLSNISFGFKPAARHVLNSVFLNECRAAGLDAAIVHAARILPMHRIDEQVRDVTLDLIYDRRREGYDPLTAFLSAFEGVEADAVEREDRSGWPVEERLKHRIIDGVRDGLETDLEEQLGTLPALAIVNDVLLDGMKVVGDLFGSGQMQLPFVLQSAETMKAAVSYLEPHMEKADAGGKGTLVIGTVKGDVHDIGKNLVDIILTNNGYEVHNIGIKAPLSAFLEKAEEVSADAIGMSGLLVKSTVIMRENLEALNERGLSDTPVLLGGAALTRTYVERDLRGIYEGRLFYGKDAFEGLHTMDRLMEGKRTGELDPDFGRALGGRDLPARKSASRENDLAPVTTRSDVATDVTVFVPPFVGSRVAKGMPLDDIAAYLNETGLFRNQWQFRPDKSIAETDADFKERLRATLRAELDIAKAEGWLVPAVVWGYFPVNSEGNDLVVWADDDRRTERLRFTFPRQRDERRLCIADFFRSVASGDADYAAFHVVTVGERASQRERELFAEDRYQEYLLCHGLSVEMTEALAELWHYRIREEWGYVSEDGPTLAGLFRQQYRGSRYSWGYPACPDLEDQAKLDDLLELRRIGVQLTEEFQLEPEQTTTAIIVPHPDAKYFIA
- a CDS encoding methyltransferase domain-containing protein; the encoded protein is MGSALRVDLGCGNVKRDGFVGIDQFAGPRVDYVLDLTTDVYPFPDESVDEVFSAHFLEHIESPDHVFSEISRICRDGARIEFWTPYAFTNEAFLYGHLHGITEAMWNHIGVAHRDEYIPMLKGRWQLERFVYVVDEVTINDLADHGVDLDFALRYFKGVVQEFGVVIQFRRDLSIAAATPERCHATSRFGEHHPLDAQSSGRVAAPARAARVTTRIRRLARKLRP